Genomic DNA from Sporosarcina sp. ANT_H38:
AGCTTCCGTAATGAGATTACACCGGGGAACTTTACATTCCGTACACGCGAGTTTGAACAGATGGAACTTGAATTCTTCTGTAAGCCTGGCGAAGACATGGAATGGTACGCATTCTGGCGTGAATTTTCAAAGCAATGGTTATTGAATCTTGGTTTGTCAGAAGACAATATGCGCTTACGTGAGCACGATGAAGACGAACTTTCTCATTACTCGAAAGGGACTGTTGACATCGAATTCAAATTCCCGTTCGGATGGGGTGAACTATGGGGCATTGCAAACCGGACTGATTTCGACTTGAACCGTCATATGGAGCATTCCGGTGAAGATTTCCACTACCTGGACCCTGTTACAAACGAAAAATTTGTACCCTATTGTATCGAACCTTCACTTGGTGCGGACCGTGTAACACTTGCATTCCTTTGCGACGCATTCGCTGAAGAAGAACTAGAAGGCGACGACAAGCGTACTGTTCTTCGTTTCCACCCAGCACTTGCTCCAGTAAAAGCTGCTGTTCTGCCACTATCGAAGAAACTCGCGGCAGGTGCAGACGAGGTATATGCGGAACTACGTAAACATTTCAACGTTCAATACGATGATGCACAATCTATCGGCAAACGTTACCGCCGTCAAGATGAAATTGGAACGCCATTCTGTATTACGTATGACTTTGATTCCGAAGAAGATCGTCAAGTGACAGTTCGTCACCGCGATTCAATGGAACAAACCCGCATGCCAATTTCAGAAGTGAAAGATTATATTGCAAAACAGCTTGAATTTTAAGCTAAACTCCAAGAACTTAACTTAATTGATAAAATATAAAACCAGTCAAACAACATGTTAACATGTTGTTTGACTGGTTTTTTCAAAAAAGTTAACGCCATTCTCCCCCCTGATAGTGCCCAATATTTCCAGATTCATAATGCCAGTGATGCCTCCTATTACCATGTCCTGGATAAACCGGATATCCTATATCTCCGTAACCTGGGAAACCCATATTCCCGTAGTAACCTGGTTATCCATGTTGAACAGAATAACCGTAACCAGGATGCGAATTTTATCAAGAGTAATGTTTCAAAAAATTAGTAAATCAAACCTTTCACTTTAACTACATGTGTTTAACACATCTAAATCAGATAATGGGGCTGGTGTAGCTTTTGAATAAAGTTTGATTAAAAAGAACCCGTAAATCCATATTTCAAGGCAAATAGAAATAATCCATTTTGAAAAAAAAGATTGATCAAAATGGATTGTTCTCTTGTGAGTTATTATTAATTTTTTCAAAAAAGTTTGATCATTCTCCCACCTATTATTTTCCAAAATCGCGCCCGTTTGCGGTATAGTTCATATTTCAAAATCAGATTAACTAGCACCATGAATATTGGATTTTAGTATAGGTTAACTCTCGTTCATTAAGGTCTCAACGACTTTTCTGGATTCTTTATTTTCATAGGTGATTAAAGCTTTCCATAGTGCCCAACCTTTTGCTCGCTTCCATGTTTCTTTATCCAAATCCATACTTTCCATAAAAGTCCTTCTACTGCTTTTATCAAAAAATGTCCATGCAATAGATAGGTCACAAGAAGGATCGCCTGTACCTAAGATCCCAAAATCAATAACACCTGTCAGATGTCCATTTTGAACCAATAAATTTCCTGGAGCTATATCCCCATGCACCCATACTGGTTCAATTACCCATTTACTTAAGAGAGCTTGCTCCCAAATCATCTTACACTTTTTCACATTGATTTTCCCTTCAAGTTTATCTAAAGCCTCCTGTGTTTCAGAGTCATAGACACTTAAATCTCCACCCCTATAAAAATTATGAGCACCGCTTCTTGGACCTTCACTCGCATCAATGCTCTCTAGTTCTTTTAAAAATTTAGCTAAATCCCAAGCGAACTGATTAAGATCCACATTATCTTGTGTCACTGTATCTCCATCTATCCATTT
This window encodes:
- a CDS encoding aminoglycoside phosphotransferase family protein; its protein translation is MMDIDVKLVGELVDTQFPKWANLTIKPVKHGGNDNRTFHLGEEMAVRLPSHKHYEPQVEKEAKWLPKLAPHLSLPITVPMGKGKPTKDYPYVWSINKWIDGDTVTQDNVDLNQFAWDLAKFLKELESIDASEGPRSGAHNFYRGGDLSVYDSETQEALDKLEGKINVKKCKMIWEQALLSKWVIEPVWVHGDIAPGNLLVQNGHLTGVIDFGILGTGDPSCDLSIAWTFFDKSSRRTFMESMDLDKETWKRAKGWALWKALITYENKESRKVVETLMNES
- a CDS encoding glycine--tRNA ligase; the encoded protein is MMSMEQVVNLAKQRGFVFQGSDIYGGLANTWDYGPLGIELKNNIKKAWWQKFIQESPYNVGLDAAILMNPKVWEASGHIGNFNDPMIDCKKCNTRHRADKLIEDALDAKGIEMFVDGLSFDKMAELINEHNVVCPTCGAMDYTDIRQFNLMFKTTQGVTDSSANEIFLRPETAQGIFVNFKNVQRSMRKKMPFGIGQIGKSFRNEITPGNFTFRTREFEQMELEFFCKPGEDMEWYAFWREFSKQWLLNLGLSEDNMRLREHDEDELSHYSKGTVDIEFKFPFGWGELWGIANRTDFDLNRHMEHSGEDFHYLDPVTNEKFVPYCIEPSLGADRVTLAFLCDAFAEEELEGDDKRTVLRFHPALAPVKAAVLPLSKKLAAGADEVYAELRKHFNVQYDDAQSIGKRYRRQDEIGTPFCITYDFDSEEDRQVTVRHRDSMEQTRMPISEVKDYIAKQLEF